One window from the genome of Natrialba magadii ATCC 43099 encodes:
- a CDS encoding DUF7344 domain-containing protein produces the protein MSSHTAPVDVERFVRLTDVPLDDVYALLANARLRVTLHVLSACEGPVSVDWITEVTSQWDDDPRETVKTELVHNVLPKLDDYQILEYDARSGIVRMDDPVVAFEHPQSESLLVSVTDEGESFA, from the coding sequence ATGTCGTCACACACCGCTCCCGTCGACGTCGAACGATTCGTACGGTTGACGGACGTCCCACTCGACGACGTGTACGCGCTTCTCGCGAACGCCCGACTGCGCGTCACGCTCCACGTCCTCTCCGCGTGTGAAGGGCCCGTTTCGGTTGACTGGATTACCGAAGTCACCAGTCAGTGGGATGACGACCCCCGCGAGACGGTCAAAACAGAACTCGTCCACAACGTCTTGCCGAAACTCGACGACTACCAGATACTCGAGTACGATGCGCGGTCGGGCATCGTCCGGATGGACGATCCGGTGGTCGCGTTCGAACATCCACAGTCTGAGTCGCTGTTAGTATCGGTCACCGACGAGGGCGAGTCGTTCGCCTGA
- a CDS encoding undecaprenyl diphosphate synthase family protein yields MGLYERYLARRISRDDAALPEHIALVITERDLLERGAYETLIEFFDWAFEYAERVTVYVSVLDAAAVPALRRELETIEAPRDVAVRGPDDRDPADAPIQIGIGLGGKHEFTSAVRTLAEGVEAGALEPDDIDDDRVEDHLVFPSEPDLVIKTGAERLSDFMIWQSVYSELYFTDVNWRDFRKRDFLRAVREYCNRSRRFGR; encoded by the coding sequence GTGGGACTGTACGAACGCTACCTGGCTCGTCGAATCAGCCGGGACGATGCCGCCCTCCCCGAGCATATCGCACTCGTCATCACCGAACGGGACCTCCTCGAACGCGGTGCCTACGAGACGCTCATCGAGTTCTTCGACTGGGCGTTCGAGTACGCCGAGCGCGTCACCGTCTACGTCAGCGTCCTCGACGCCGCCGCGGTCCCCGCGCTGCGACGCGAACTCGAGACGATCGAAGCTCCTCGTGACGTTGCCGTCCGCGGACCGGACGACCGTGATCCAGCGGACGCACCGATCCAGATCGGAATCGGCCTCGGCGGGAAACACGAGTTCACGAGCGCGGTCCGAACACTTGCGGAGGGCGTCGAAGCGGGCGCTCTCGAGCCGGACGACATCGACGACGACCGTGTCGAGGATCATCTGGTGTTCCCCTCGGAGCCTGACCTCGTCATCAAGACCGGTGCAGAGCGCCTCTCGGATTTCATGATCTGGCAGTCCGTCTACTCGGAGCTGTATTTTACCGACGTCAACTGGCGCGATTTCCGCAAACGAGACTTCCTGCGCGCTGTCAGAGAGTACTGTAATCGCTCGCGTCGGTTTGGGCGCTAG
- a CDS encoding DUF3311 domain-containing protein has translation MRHLQLVGWLAVAVVLCALAIPWFLWGDSRTVAGIPLWLWWHIGWMGLTSVVFWLFSRHAWGLGIEPGGATQAGNMAAKTETDAGGDQP, from the coding sequence ATGCGTCACCTGCAACTCGTCGGCTGGCTCGCGGTCGCGGTCGTGCTTTGTGCGCTCGCGATTCCGTGGTTCCTCTGGGGTGATTCGAGGACAGTCGCCGGCATCCCGCTCTGGCTCTGGTGGCACATTGGCTGGATGGGACTCACCTCGGTCGTCTTCTGGCTCTTCAGCCGACATGCCTGGGGACTCGGCATCGAACCTGGCGGAGCGACACAGGCCGGCAATATGGCCGCAAAAACTGAAACCGACGCCGGAGGTGACCAGCCGTGA
- the uppS gene encoding polyprenyl diphosphate synthase: protein MKRWFRRRVDAAYERLLSREIAGAPTHVAVIQDGNRRYARRNGGDAHEGHRAGAQTTEQVLEWCQDIGVEELTLYTFSTENFNRPEDEREALYELLCEKLTEFADADRVHDNEVCIQAIGEIDLLPEHVRDAVAYAERRTQEYDQFVLNIALAYGGRSRLLEAARGVARDVDADKIDPGEIDVGTIEQRLYDQPVRDVDLIIRPGGEERTSNFLPWHANGNEAAVFFCTPYWPEFSKADFLRGIRTYEHRKESWRRTRARRALALLGAVSEPELTEAQSIVNRFRDSLPVGERPPGADRELTGVADAGETTSNDDGLDSSSRAAD from the coding sequence ATGAAGCGGTGGTTTCGTCGACGCGTCGATGCAGCGTACGAGCGGTTGCTCTCCCGCGAAATTGCCGGTGCCCCCACCCACGTCGCCGTCATTCAGGACGGCAACCGCCGATACGCCCGCCGGAACGGCGGCGACGCCCACGAGGGTCATCGCGCCGGAGCCCAGACGACCGAACAGGTACTCGAGTGGTGCCAGGATATCGGCGTCGAGGAACTGACGCTGTACACATTTTCCACGGAGAACTTCAATCGCCCTGAAGACGAGCGCGAGGCGCTGTACGAACTGCTCTGTGAGAAGTTGACCGAGTTCGCCGATGCCGACCGGGTGCACGACAACGAGGTCTGTATCCAGGCGATCGGTGAAATCGACCTGCTCCCTGAACACGTCCGGGACGCCGTCGCATATGCCGAGCGCCGCACACAGGAGTACGATCAGTTCGTACTCAACATCGCACTCGCCTATGGCGGTCGGTCACGACTGCTCGAAGCCGCTCGCGGCGTCGCAAGAGATGTCGACGCCGACAAAATCGACCCTGGCGAGATCGATGTCGGGACGATCGAACAACGGCTATACGATCAGCCGGTTCGAGATGTCGATCTGATTATTCGTCCCGGCGGCGAGGAACGGACATCGAACTTCCTGCCCTGGCACGCGAACGGCAACGAGGCGGCCGTATTCTTCTGTACGCCCTACTGGCCGGAGTTCTCGAAGGCCGACTTCCTGCGCGGGATTCGAACCTACGAACACCGCAAGGAATCCTGGCGGCGCACGCGCGCCCGCCGCGCACTCGCTCTACTCGGTGCAGTCAGCGAGCCGGAATTGACGGAGGCACAGTCCATCGTCAATCGGTTCCGTGACTCGCTCCCCGTCGGCGAACGACCACCCGGTGCCGACCGAGAACTGACCGGCGTCGCCGATGCCGGTGAGACGACATCGAACGACGACGGACTCGACTCGAGTAGCCGGGCGGCCGACTGA
- the dnaG gene encoding DNA primase DnaG — translation MEDTSKYLIHADVTADGVVERSDVVGAIFGQTEGLLGDELDLRDLRQSQKVGRIDVEIASTQGQSHGSVTIATSLDKVETATLAASLETISRVGPCRATLEVREIEDVRAAKRKEVVDRAKELLRTGFDDSVMSSEEILAEVRQHVRVEDITEYEGLPAGPRVTDSDAIIVVEGRSDVLTLLKYGVKNAIAVEGTNVPDAVAELTNHRTVTAFLDGDRGGDLILEELSQVGDIDYVAFAPSGTSVEELDHHQLFASLRNKVPYDTVSGLNEPREAVAATDGSSSPAPSRTDAKTGLARSGTQIESAESESAEAAGATDQTERASANVDSPDSATATAETADATTPRGDADHSGADGQHRQQGQRQHRQRQRQRNQQPESAPDAESDPNDLDTVYEHATAIIRADTDRARFLDGDNDVLEETSASDVFDELEALETTPTTIILDGILSQQILDLAADRGVERIIARSLGQFTKRPSGVQIHAIEDVASEPPS, via the coding sequence ATGGAAGACACCTCGAAATACCTCATTCACGCGGACGTCACGGCTGACGGGGTCGTCGAGCGCAGCGACGTCGTCGGTGCGATCTTCGGCCAGACCGAAGGCCTCCTCGGCGACGAACTCGATCTGCGCGATCTCCGTCAGTCACAAAAAGTCGGACGCATTGACGTCGAAATCGCAAGCACACAGGGCCAGTCCCACGGCAGCGTCACCATCGCGACCAGCCTGGACAAGGTCGAAACAGCGACGCTCGCCGCCTCCCTCGAAACCATCTCTCGCGTCGGCCCATGTCGCGCGACACTCGAGGTCCGCGAAATCGAAGACGTTCGAGCGGCCAAGCGAAAGGAAGTCGTCGACCGTGCGAAGGAACTCCTGCGGACTGGCTTTGACGATTCCGTCATGTCCTCCGAGGAGATTCTCGCGGAGGTCCGCCAGCACGTCCGCGTCGAGGATATCACCGAGTACGAAGGGTTGCCGGCCGGCCCGCGCGTCACAGACAGCGACGCCATCATCGTCGTCGAGGGACGTTCAGACGTACTGACGCTGCTCAAGTACGGCGTGAAAAATGCCATCGCCGTCGAGGGGACGAACGTCCCCGACGCCGTCGCCGAACTCACGAACCACCGGACCGTCACGGCCTTTCTCGACGGTGACCGGGGTGGTGATCTCATTCTCGAAGAACTCTCTCAGGTCGGCGATATCGACTACGTCGCGTTCGCTCCGTCCGGAACCTCGGTCGAGGAACTCGACCACCACCAGCTGTTCGCGTCGCTTCGGAACAAGGTCCCCTACGACACTGTCTCCGGGCTGAACGAGCCGCGGGAGGCCGTCGCCGCGACAGACGGTAGCTCGAGTCCGGCACCGTCCCGAACGGACGCCAAGACCGGCCTCGCCCGCAGCGGAACGCAGATCGAATCGGCCGAGTCAGAGTCTGCAGAGGCTGCTGGAGCGACCGACCAGACTGAACGTGCGAGTGCAAACGTGGATTCGCCCGATTCTGCGACGGCTACAGCAGAGACCGCGGATGCAACGACACCGAGGGGAGACGCAGATCACTCCGGGGCAGATGGTCAACACCGACAACAAGGACAACGGCAACACCGACAACGGCAACGACAACGCAACCAACAGCCCGAATCAGCGCCGGACGCCGAGTCGGATCCGAACGACCTCGACACAGTCTACGAGCACGCGACTGCGATCATCCGCGCGGACACAGACCGCGCCCGATTCCTCGACGGCGACAACGACGTACTCGAGGAAACGTCGGCGAGTGATGTCTTTGACGAGCTCGAAGCACTCGAGACGACGCCGACGACGATCATCCTCGATGGAATTCTCAGCCAGCAAATTCTCGATCTGGCGGCCGACCGCGGTGTCGAACGAATCATTGCGCGGTCGCTCGGGCAGTTCACCAAGCGACCGTCGGGTGTGCAGATCCACGCGATCGAGGATGTGGCAAGCGAGCCACCGAGCTAA
- a CDS encoding sodium:solute symporter family protein — translation MTLTLQLGIIVGYLILALAIGLVAYRLADRTAEDFYLASRTFGTIVLLFTTFATLLSAFTFFAGPNVAYQQGPEWVLVMGLMDGIIFAILWYVIGYKQWLLGQNHGYVTLGEMLGDRFGSTWFRGLVAGISLVWLFPYVMLQQVGAGTALTALTEGAIPYWAGAGLITAFMILYVVLAGMRGIAWTDTLQGAFMLVVTWVAMLWLLAVVGGPTSATAALEAEAAQHLALGSDHYTPQWMLSTAITIGFGVAMFPQVNQRFFAAGSRTVLKRSFALWPILCVLLFVPSFLIGAWARGLDVTIPEGGNVLPIVLAEYTPVWFAALVIAGAMAAMMSSSDSMLLSGSSYFTRDLYRPVLESRSDIQSISSRREDLVARVGVVVFATASFLVSLVNPATLFELGDAAFSGFAQLALPVLVALYWRGTTRAGMTAGILASQAFYLASLFTAVVPSTYAGWTAGLVGMGLGLVVTVVVSLVTMPAADEQRALYFDGLRSD, via the coding sequence GTGACGCTGACACTCCAACTCGGCATCATCGTCGGCTACCTGATTCTGGCGCTTGCAATCGGACTCGTTGCCTACCGGCTTGCCGACCGGACAGCAGAGGACTTCTACCTGGCGAGTCGGACCTTTGGCACGATCGTTCTCCTGTTTACCACCTTCGCGACGCTGCTCTCGGCGTTTACCTTCTTCGCCGGTCCCAACGTGGCCTACCAGCAAGGCCCCGAATGGGTGCTCGTCATGGGGCTGATGGACGGTATCATCTTCGCAATCCTCTGGTACGTAATCGGCTACAAACAGTGGCTGCTGGGTCAGAACCACGGCTACGTTACGCTCGGCGAGATGCTCGGCGACCGGTTCGGCTCCACGTGGTTCCGTGGACTCGTGGCTGGAATCAGCCTCGTCTGGCTCTTTCCCTACGTGATGCTTCAGCAGGTCGGCGCTGGCACCGCCCTCACGGCGCTGACCGAAGGTGCAATCCCCTACTGGGCTGGCGCAGGACTGATTACGGCGTTTATGATCCTCTACGTCGTCCTCGCCGGCATGCGCGGTATCGCGTGGACAGACACCCTCCAGGGCGCGTTCATGCTCGTCGTGACCTGGGTCGCGATGCTCTGGCTGCTCGCCGTCGTCGGCGGACCGACGAGCGCAACTGCAGCACTGGAGGCGGAGGCTGCACAACATCTCGCACTCGGCAGTGACCACTACACGCCCCAGTGGATGCTCTCAACCGCAATCACGATCGGCTTCGGCGTCGCGATGTTCCCGCAGGTGAACCAGCGATTCTTCGCCGCCGGCTCTCGAACCGTCCTCAAGCGGTCGTTCGCCCTCTGGCCCATCCTCTGTGTTCTCCTGTTCGTCCCCTCCTTCCTGATCGGCGCGTGGGCCCGCGGCCTCGACGTGACGATTCCAGAGGGCGGGAACGTCCTTCCGATCGTTCTCGCCGAGTACACGCCCGTCTGGTTCGCCGCACTCGTCATCGCCGGCGCAATGGCCGCGATGATGTCCTCCTCGGACTCGATGTTGCTCTCCGGTTCGTCGTACTTTACCCGGGACCTCTACCGGCCGGTACTCGAGTCCCGCTCCGATATCCAGTCGATTTCGTCGCGACGCGAGGACCTCGTCGCACGAGTCGGCGTGGTCGTCTTCGCGACGGCGTCGTTCCTGGTGAGTCTGGTGAATCCGGCGACGCTGTTCGAACTGGGTGATGCGGCCTTCAGCGGGTTCGCACAGCTCGCCTTGCCGGTGCTGGTGGCACTCTACTGGCGCGGGACGACACGTGCAGGGATGACGGCAGGAATCCTGGCGAGTCAGGCGTTCTACCTCGCAAGCCTGTTTACCGCGGTCGTACCGAGCACCTACGCAGGGTGGACGGCGGGACTCGTGGGAATGGGACTCGGACTCGTCGTTACGGTCGTGGTGTCGCTGGTGACGATGCCGGCTGCAGACGAGCAGCGGGCGCTGTACTTCGATGGGTTGCGCTCGGATTGA
- the ahbB gene encoding siroheme decarboxylase subunit beta produces MNADVDLTDRERAVVNAYQGGFPVVERPFEPAASAMRDGGVDIDETELLETIRDLDERGVLSRFGPLVNAQEIGGAATLVAMHAPDDRFDEVVEQVNAHREVAHNYEREHPHLNVWFVVSVADEQRVSGVLAAIEDETGQETYNLPKQQEFRVEAKFYVDGPLDGSSKDETDAGIDLSELGPDVQLRDESTLSPAERDLVLEIQDGLPLTETPYADVAAAIGQELEWVLETVKRFEQEGKIRRIGVVPNHYALGYTENGMTVWNVPDELVSEVGPEVASLPFVTHCYERPRHEGVWPYNFFAMTHGRSEAESERRIEQVRETMGRHWEVTDEDWDSLFSTQILKKTGIRLDERAAANTRTEAE; encoded by the coding sequence ATGAACGCCGACGTCGACCTCACAGATCGCGAGCGGGCCGTCGTCAACGCCTATCAGGGTGGCTTCCCCGTCGTGGAACGCCCCTTCGAACCTGCTGCAAGCGCCATGCGCGACGGCGGCGTGGATATCGACGAGACGGAGCTGCTCGAGACGATCCGCGACCTGGACGAGCGCGGTGTCCTCTCCCGGTTCGGGCCGCTGGTCAACGCTCAGGAAATCGGCGGTGCGGCGACGCTTGTCGCGATGCACGCCCCCGACGATCGGTTCGACGAGGTCGTCGAGCAGGTCAACGCCCACCGCGAGGTCGCGCACAACTACGAGCGCGAGCACCCGCATCTCAACGTCTGGTTCGTCGTGAGCGTGGCAGATGAGCAACGAGTCTCCGGGGTGCTCGCCGCCATCGAGGACGAAACCGGCCAGGAGACGTACAATTTGCCCAAGCAACAGGAGTTCCGCGTCGAGGCAAAGTTCTACGTGGACGGCCCGCTCGATGGATCCAGCAAGGACGAGACGGACGCCGGCATCGATCTCTCGGAACTGGGACCTGACGTCCAACTACGCGACGAATCCACGCTGTCGCCCGCCGAACGCGACCTCGTCCTCGAGATCCAGGACGGCCTGCCGCTCACCGAGACACCCTACGCCGACGTAGCCGCCGCAATTGGACAGGAACTCGAGTGGGTGCTCGAAACGGTCAAGCGATTCGAGCAGGAGGGGAAGATCCGACGCATTGGCGTCGTGCCGAACCACTACGCACTCGGCTACACGGAGAACGGGATGACAGTCTGGAACGTGCCGGACGAACTCGTCTCCGAGGTCGGCCCCGAAGTCGCCTCGCTGCCGTTCGTCACGCACTGCTACGAGCGCCCGCGCCACGAAGGTGTCTGGCCGTACAACTTCTTCGCGATGACCCACGGCCGAAGCGAGGCAGAGAGTGAGCGCCGGATCGAACAGGTCCGTGAGACCATGGGCCGCCACTGGGAGGTCACGGACGAAGACTGGGACTCGCTGTTCTCGACGCAGATTTTGAAGAAGACCGGGATCAGACTCGACGAACGCGCGGCCGCGAACACACGGACCGAGGCAGAGTAA
- a CDS encoding ArsR/SmtB family transcription factor produces MARLFPLRSETSAQDGQPRVVDLEGEDADAVFSALSSTTARQIYSCLDDDPGTPSDIADAIDSSIQNVRYHLENLEEAGLVEVVDTWYSSRGNEMSVYATTDGPLIVTSDESAGSQLKTALSRLIGGIGALAGGSLLVQYGLTQWIGPDSAEAWGAGAPADEAAPADDGDARTDDGTQQDGTAADGDDGGEGDETTADDESDDVADDGNGDEDGDGFGAAEADEEVDADDTSAADDVDDADDVEADDATAEDATAEDEADTEADDIDSFDTEYRTDGGDGGFENVTDGVTEVADPILATVPPGLLFFLGGLVVLFGVSAYWYWRAYQPMR; encoded by the coding sequence ATGGCCCGTCTGTTCCCCCTCCGGTCCGAGACCTCCGCCCAGGACGGGCAACCCCGTGTCGTCGACCTCGAAGGTGAGGACGCCGACGCCGTTTTCAGCGCGCTCTCCTCGACGACAGCCCGACAGATCTACTCCTGTCTCGACGACGATCCCGGTACCCCGAGCGACATCGCGGACGCCATCGATTCCTCGATTCAGAACGTCCGCTACCACCTGGAGAACCTCGAAGAGGCTGGCCTAGTCGAGGTGGTCGACACCTGGTACTCCTCGCGTGGCAACGAGATGAGTGTCTACGCGACGACCGATGGTCCGCTAATCGTAACCAGCGACGAGTCGGCAGGCTCACAGCTCAAGACGGCTCTCTCCCGACTCATCGGAGGTATCGGCGCGCTCGCCGGCGGGAGTCTGCTCGTGCAGTACGGACTGACACAGTGGATTGGCCCTGATAGCGCAGAGGCCTGGGGCGCAGGAGCGCCAGCCGACGAGGCGGCGCCAGCAGATGATGGAGACGCACGGACGGACGACGGGACACAGCAGGATGGCACAGCAGCCGACGGAGATGACGGGGGCGAGGGAGACGAAACGACTGCAGATGACGAGAGCGACGATGTAGCGGACGACGGAAACGGAGACGAAGACGGAGACGGGTTCGGAGCCGCCGAAGCGGACGAGGAGGTGGATGCAGACGACACAAGCGCTGCTGACGATGTCGACGATGCAGACGATGTAGAAGCCGACGACGCAACCGCCGAAGACGCAACCGCCGAAGACGAGGCCGATACCGAAGCCGACGACATCGACTCGTTTGATACGGAATACCGGACGGACGGCGGCGACGGTGGTTTCGAAAACGTAACGGACGGCGTTACAGAGGTAGCAGACCCCATCCTCGCGACGGTTCCACCAGGGCTGCTCTTCTTCCTCGGTGGCCTGGTCGTCCTCTTCGGCGTCTCGGCCTACTGGTACTGGCGAGCCTACCAGCCGATGCGGTAA
- a CDS encoding winged helix-turn-helix domain-containing protein — MSEENINWNRLCLIPSKRSEIESNHIMGEESSKTHEEADISTVLESLDDSKCRKILQSLYEPKSANTLCDECGFPKSTMYRKLELLRDADLVKEYTEVRRDGPNVTLYERNFTNISVGIDEADEFTLEIDRPEESPEDRLATFWSEMKKES; from the coding sequence ATGAGTGAAGAAAACATCAACTGGAATCGGCTCTGTCTGATCCCGTCAAAGAGAAGTGAAATTGAATCGAACCATATAATGGGAGAGGAGAGTTCAAAGACGCACGAAGAGGCAGACATTTCCACAGTGTTGGAGTCGCTCGATGATAGCAAATGCCGGAAGATACTCCAGTCATTGTACGAGCCGAAATCTGCGAACACGCTGTGTGATGAATGTGGATTCCCTAAATCGACCATGTATCGAAAGTTAGAGTTGCTTCGTGATGCTGATCTTGTCAAGGAGTATACAGAAGTTCGTCGAGATGGACCGAACGTAACCCTCTATGAACGAAATTTCACGAACATTTCGGTCGGAATCGACGAGGCTGACGAATTTACGCTCGAAATCGATCGGCCCGAAGAGAGCCCGGAAGACCGATTAGCAACGTTCTGGTCGGAGATGAAAAAAGAATCATGA
- a CDS encoding HFX_2341 family transcriptional regulator: protein MQTHIVPVGFDYDRLIAPLVRDQIDVDSVILLEGAVGSEANVEYSRHLSEKLETDFRSLLGAETERFVLEDVYDYDEAFEQAYDLITAELDAGNEVWVNVAAMPRTVSFAFATAANSLMVEREDEREQIHTYYTAPEKYLETELAEELREQSRLLEELKNGAVEDDQIDDRLESARDLLSEFDERGTTIGAKEIDGAHIVELPVTSFSNVKPFEELILYKLGEDGEFDSVSELAESLARELNEEYTDSFRSKVIYNVDRLGPGGKGYIEREEHGKSYRTRLSRIGELWVRAHSDSESV, encoded by the coding sequence ATGCAAACACACATCGTTCCGGTCGGCTTCGACTACGACCGGCTGATCGCCCCGCTCGTGCGCGATCAGATCGACGTCGACAGCGTCATCCTACTGGAGGGCGCGGTCGGCAGCGAGGCCAACGTCGAGTACTCCCGACACCTCTCGGAGAAACTCGAAACCGACTTCCGGAGCCTGCTCGGGGCCGAAACCGAACGCTTCGTCCTCGAAGACGTCTACGACTACGACGAGGCGTTCGAGCAGGCCTACGACCTCATCACCGCCGAACTCGACGCCGGCAACGAGGTCTGGGTCAACGTCGCCGCGATGCCCCGCACCGTGAGCTTCGCGTTCGCGACGGCCGCGAACTCGCTGATGGTCGAACGCGAGGACGAACGCGAGCAGATCCACACCTACTACACGGCTCCCGAAAAGTATCTGGAGACCGAACTGGCAGAGGAGCTCCGTGAGCAGAGTCGGCTTCTCGAGGAACTCAAGAACGGCGCCGTCGAAGACGACCAGATCGACGACCGTCTCGAGAGCGCCCGCGACCTCCTCTCGGAGTTCGACGAGCGCGGCACCACGATCGGCGCGAAGGAAATCGACGGCGCGCATATCGTCGAACTTCCCGTCACCTCGTTCTCGAACGTCAAGCCGTTCGAGGAGCTAATCCTCTACAAACTCGGTGAGGACGGCGAGTTCGACTCGGTCTCCGAACTCGCGGAGTCGCTCGCCCGCGAATTGAACGAAGAGTACACCGACAGCTTCCGCTCGAAGGTCATCTACAACGTCGATCGCCTCGGACCGGGCGGCAAGGGGTACATCGAACGTGAGGAACACGGCAAGTCCTACCGAACCCGACTCTCCAGAATTGGCGAACTGTGGGTGCGCGCACACTCCGATTCCGAGTCAGTGTAG
- a CDS encoding DUF5778 family protein: MSNAIDDDLYRRTKALLEPGEIQLNGAIIHTEYDGSEDVQMMQATIDAGDIIAEHSGHDPKDCYVYSGNDDTDFSSNQHQGLTLEDEAFVWECQQLLRNGSFDIVIYYEASADHEAILADIEELGFDVTGVEGD, encoded by the coding sequence ATGAGTAACGCGATCGACGACGATCTGTACCGGCGGACCAAGGCACTTCTCGAGCCGGGCGAGATCCAACTCAATGGTGCAATCATCCACACCGAGTACGACGGGAGCGAGGACGTGCAGATGATGCAGGCGACGATCGACGCCGGCGACATCATCGCGGAGCACTCGGGCCACGACCCGAAAGACTGCTACGTCTACTCGGGCAACGACGACACGGACTTTTCCTCGAACCAGCACCAGGGACTCACACTCGAGGACGAGGCGTTCGTCTGGGAGTGCCAGCAACTGCTTCGAAACGGGAGTTTCGACATCGTCATCTACTACGAGGCGAGTGCCGACCACGAGGCTATCCTCGCGGATATCGAGGAGCTTGGCTTCGACGTGACGGGCGTCGAAGGCGACTAA
- a CDS encoding DUF92 domain-containing protein: MTSPVRRASVFAALSTLSLAVPLAGLEVATALAAAVLLGAFLVTDGPLFELVAYPGDYEDRRLYGLITFVLAAVALGLVAVNSSMTLAVFVGTVLLVGYGNLAERLVRARSDSDVLAVTAFCLVATVAAALGQLVTLAAAAGEAATVLESALPSVLFLAASGALLAALLRDVFLIYDDPVVMLSVGFLLWLLTELDPGLGTVDIIVALAITALLGYVSYALETASIAGMITGVLLGLLTIVLGGYAWFAVLIAFFGVGGLSTKFRYGRKEELGVAEDNNGARGSGNVLGNAAVAIAAVLGYAASSADLLPVTVDLFLFAFAGSVATAMSDTLSSEVGSVFETPRLITTLEPVEPGTDGGITWQGEVAGLTGAAIVGGLSYLLFPAVGAVGAAIIVAAGFVGMTVDSLLGATLEGTLLGNQGVNFLATLSGAIVCAVLLMLFSTAVLG; encoded by the coding sequence GTGACATCACCCGTTCGGCGAGCCAGCGTCTTCGCGGCGCTGAGTACGCTGTCGCTCGCCGTGCCGCTCGCTGGGCTCGAGGTCGCGACCGCTCTCGCAGCGGCGGTCTTACTCGGCGCGTTCCTCGTCACGGATGGGCCGCTCTTCGAGCTGGTCGCCTACCCCGGTGACTACGAGGACCGCCGCCTCTACGGCCTCATTACGTTCGTTCTCGCAGCCGTCGCCCTCGGACTCGTTGCCGTCAATTCCTCGATGACACTCGCCGTCTTCGTCGGCACCGTCCTCCTCGTCGGCTACGGCAACCTCGCAGAACGGCTCGTCCGCGCCCGCTCCGACAGCGACGTGCTCGCCGTCACTGCGTTCTGTCTCGTCGCGACCGTCGCCGCAGCCCTCGGACAACTCGTGACGCTGGCCGCAGCGGCAGGCGAAGCGGCGACCGTACTCGAGTCCGCCCTGCCGAGCGTGCTCTTTCTCGCAGCCAGCGGTGCGCTTCTCGCGGCACTCTTGCGTGACGTGTTCCTGATCTACGACGATCCGGTCGTCATGCTCTCGGTCGGCTTCCTGCTCTGGCTGCTCACGGAACTCGATCCCGGACTTGGCACCGTCGACATCATCGTCGCACTCGCGATCACCGCCCTGTTGGGATACGTGTCGTACGCACTCGAGACAGCCTCCATCGCGGGTATGATCACCGGCGTCCTTCTCGGGTTGCTCACCATCGTCCTCGGCGGCTACGCCTGGTTTGCCGTCCTCATCGCCTTCTTCGGTGTCGGCGGCCTCTCGACGAAGTTCCGTTACGGCCGCAAGGAGGAACTCGGTGTCGCCGAGGACAACAACGGTGCCCGCGGCAGCGGGAACGTCCTCGGTAACGCCGCCGTCGCCATCGCGGCTGTCCTCGGCTACGCCGCGAGTTCGGCCGACCTGTTGCCGGTCACCGTCGATCTCTTCCTGTTCGCCTTTGCCGGCTCCGTCGCGACTGCCATGAGCGACACCCTCTCGAGTGAGGTCGGAAGCGTCTTCGAAACGCCGCGGTTGATCACCACGCTCGAGCCGGTCGAGCCGGGAACAGACGGCGGCATCACCTGGCAGGGTGAGGTGGCTGGCCTCACCGGTGCGGCCATCGTCGGCGGGCTGAGCTACCTGCTCTTTCCGGCTGTCGGAGCCGTCGGCGCAGCGATTATCGTCGCGGCCGGCTTCGTCGGGATGACCGTCGACAGTCTCCTCGGCGCGACACTCGAGGGAACGCTGCTCGGCAATCAAGGTGTTAACTTCCTCGCGACGCTCTCCGGTGCAATCGTCTGTGCGGTGTTGTTGATGCTATTCTCGACTGCTGTGCTCGGCTGA